The following DNA comes from Papaver somniferum cultivar HN1 chromosome 4, ASM357369v1, whole genome shotgun sequence.
AACTAAAGTTGtagttggttttgatgggaatccTTGAAGCTTTTTGCTGGATCTAATTACTGTTCTTAATTGGTTAATGTTTCATACTTTTTTCTATACCATGTTGATGTTGGATTTATGGTTTAGATGATTGTTGCTGGATTTAATTTTTGATAATTATTGTGATTTGTTGCTAGGTGAACAATGTTGGTGGCTACTgcaatgaaggagatgaagttgttgttgtttatgaagctacaggtgatgatcaattgttgttgtttatatgtttttatgggatcaattgttcttgttgacccaattttttatgggatcaactcttgttgttgatccaattttttatgggatcaactacggttgttgatccatctatgggatcaaatcatgttgttgacccaattttttatgggatcaactactgttgttgatcctttcaactcctattgttgacaatatttccttggataagtataatcatgcttgtagtttaaatcatgtaaatttcttccaatgttgaacttgtggtgcaatagTAGCATgcctgactccatgtcagatgatgcgtgttcgactcacgccaatttcactccatttacatggatcaactttcattgttgatccaatttagtggatcaactatggtagttaatccactaaattggatcaacttctattgttgatccttttttttttggatcaactaccgttgttgatcccctaaactggatcaacttctactgttggttctatttttatttggatcaactactattgttgatacaaaaatatatgGACCAGTGGTGGCGTCGGCGGTGACGAtggcgacggtggtggtggtggtggtggcggcggcagcggcggattagtggtggtggcggcgaagGACTGGTGGGGGTGGAGGAcaggtggtggtgaaggagtggtggtggaatattagtggtagtggtggttggtaggtggtggttgttgaacgatggtggtggaatggtagttgaatgttggtgttggtggtgctagtggtagtGGTGAAGTGCTAGAAGAAGGAATtctttccattttgaaataaagaaaaataattttatatgagtgagggtattaaggtaatctaattttaaatggataaggttattaaaaagtagggacatatttattgtagtataaggatatatttattagggttcaaaagtaaggacatataaataatgtaccccaAAAAAAATCTCTAATTGCAGTCAGGACTCAGGGAAAAAGCACAGAACAACTAACCTTGATTGAAAATACTACATGCGCCAAGATCAGAGAGCCTCTTACCTTCCTCCAAAAAGAGAgctgaaaaccctagaaaaaaagatTAGGGTGTTTTTACGTTCGGGTTTTTTTGATTAGGCATTtacaaaaatacaaacacttaatGTTGCAAGCGTTACCTGAAGAGAAGACTATTCGCCCAAATTAATCAGGAAGTTTTTGTTGATAATACTCACCAAATTCTGAAATGATTCAATCAATTGACCCAATTTCGAATTTAGGTTACAggttagatgatgatgattgaattAAGTAAAGATTATTCGAAGTTGACGGTGGGAAATTGATGAGGATGAAGAGAGATTTCGATTTAGGTGGACAAGATATGAATCGAGAGAGAAGAGATAAATTTtggtgttgttttttttttttttttgtaagttaaatATCATAGAAGAAAAACTAACTTtgggagttagtaacccttacatcaCCCCGAGTAGAGCCATCTAGTACTTGGTTTATAGTAGATACCCtagcattagatttatctacttctaaagcATACTGAATACAAGAAGGGGGAACTGTATCCCAGTTAACGGCAATTCTGAAGCTTCTAGCTTCTTTAGCCAAAGTGTCTGCTATATTGTTTGCAGTCCTAGGAACAAAATAGAAACCTTTAAAGTTATTACAAACACTTTATCCATTATAGTTTGGTTTTTCCAAGAGATTTACGATGGTTCTCCATTCAGATAATCCACAAGATTTTTGCAGTCGCCTTCCACACTGAAAGTGGACAAGTTGTTGGCTCTTGCCCATTTAGCTGCTTGCAAGTAGCCTAGAGCTTCAGCTTCTTCAGGTTCAGTTGCTGAGATTGGTCCTGCTCTTCCTTGAATAAATTCACCTGCATCATTTCTAAAGATTATAGCAAAGCCTGCTGGGGTATTACAAGAAATCCAGGCAGTATCCAGATTTAGTTTATGCTAATGTGGTTCTGGAAGTTTCCATGTATTGTTACTAGTGTTTCCTCTTATCAGGTCTTTTCTTTTGACTCTGTATTTCTCTTTGTGCCAATATGCTAGATGTCGTTGTATCTCCAAAGCTACTTGCTGATGTGTTTGTTGTtggttatcaaaagctctattacatctttccttccatatgAACCAGATTTTGGTCATTATTATTTTTATAGGTATCTGAGGGTTTTCTTCTTCAAGACTTTCCTTAAAGATATTAAAGAAAGTTGTATTTTTGTTAAACTGTATATCTACAGAATGTAGGTCAGTTTCCCACACAGCTTGCGCAAACTTGCAGTGTAAGAATAGATGTTCTATTGTTTCATGTTCATTGCATCCAAAggtacaagaagaagaaatatccttAAACCTAGACAGTTAAACATTAGTTGACACGGCATCTTGAAGACACTTCCAAGCAAAAAATTTTATCCGTTGGGATGTTTGTGTAGCCCAAAGTTTCTTCCAAAAAGTATCAGGCTGCCCTAAGTTATAGTAATTTATGGTTTTTTCATTTAACTTATCATACATGGATTTCACAGTGAACTTTCCATATCTTGTTAGAAGCCATCTCAGAGTATCTTCCTTTGCAAATCTAATGTTGCAGATTTTTTAGCTATATCTCTAGGGAATAAAGAGTGAATTAAGGTTGCATTCCATATTTTTGTATCGGTATCTATTAGGTCTCTAACCAGGTTTACTGATGAGTTATTACTGGTCTTGTACTGCTTAAGTTTTTCAGATACATCAGGAATCCAGTTATCCTCCCATATATTGACTTTCATTCCATCACCTATTTCCCAAATACTGTTTTGTTCAACTAAAATTATTCCTTTGTAGATACATTTCCacatccaagagctagaggaaggGATTTTAGCTCTAAAAGCAGAGTTTATCTTGAAGTATCTTGGCTTTAGTTGTGTAACCCAAAGAGCATGTGGTTCTGTCATGATTCTCCAAGCTAGTTTAGCTATAAGAGCTAAATTGAATTTATGTGCATTTCTAAAACCTAGTCCTCCTTTACTAATTGGTTTGCACAGGCATGAATAAGATTTGGGATAGTATCCTTTGTAATTTGTTTCTTTCCCCCACCAGAAATATCTTTGGAGAGCATCTATTTTATTGGTTATCATTTTTGGCAGAATAAAGCAACTCATTTGATAGATGGACAAGTTAGCTAACGTTGTTTTATTTAGCACCATTTTACTGGACTGAGCAAGAATTTTTCCTATCCAACCTTGTATTCTGTGTTCCATTTTTTCTATTATGCTTTCAAACAGTTTTATTTTGGGTTTATCTACAAATAGAGGTGTTCCTAGATAAGAATCTTTCAGGCCAATATGTTTGATTTTAAGGATCTTACTAATCATTCTTTGATGCTTTGATTGGACTTTCTTGCTAAATTTTTTCCAGATTTATCAAAATTGATAAGATGCCCTGAAGCTTTGCTAAAGGTGTCTATTAAACTTAAGATTTTATGACATTCTTTCAGATCAGCCCTAATGAACAGTAAACAATCATCGGCAAAAAATATGTGGGATATGAAGCTATTTCTAGGAGTTATTTTTATTCCATGAATTTCCTTCTTTTCCTCTGCCCTAATTAGACTTCTAGAGAAGATTTCCATACAAATTATAAAGAGATAAGGTGAAAGGGGATCACCCTGCCTAAGACCTCTAGTAGGTTTGAAAAAATCTCCAGGACATCCATTAAACAGGACAACAATAGAGGTTGTGGAAATTATAAAGAGGTTGTTTTTGTTTCAAGTAGAAAAGAATAAGGTATTTTTCCGTCGCTTTTGCACCTGGTTCTATAAGGATTTACGGCAGTTTTAAGTATAATAGAAGAAAGATAGAAGGAAAGATGAAGGGGCATTTTCGTCGAGTAACGAAAATAAATCACACGGAATTGTGACGGGAATCTTTTGAATAATATGCCGATATCCAACGATTCAGCTTTAAAAGGGAAGAGATCCAACGGCTGATATCAGTAAATGCTTTGACTTTTTGATAAGTCTTGCTCTCATTAAAGAGGGGGAGATATAAAAACAACTGGAATAATAATAAGCACCTAAATCTAGTCAGTGGCATAATCAGTAACAAATAATTCCACCCCCAGTCAGTATGGATATAATTATAAACACAAAGCATGGAATGTTAACAGACTGCCATTAAACTGACAAGGATATGCCAAATTTTGATAGATTAGATATCATTAAGTCTTCCAATCCAGAAATCACAAAATAAAGTATACTGAGTTTTAGAAACTAAAATACTAAAGCAACAATACTATTCTTGAATTGAACAAAACTGAGTTCAGCTAAACAAGGCATTGAGAAGTAAACAAGGTCCCTATTAAACAGCTTTGATCACATTTACTCGTCTTCCTGGCTGCGCAACCTAGCTGTCTTGTTGGCAAGACAGACATCCAACTGTGCAGCACGCTCAACAATATCCTTCCTCTTTCTTGTAGAAATGTTGTGTGCAATCTCGGCACAGTAAGTCCTGCACAAAAGCAGACAAATAAGAATCAATACCAATAGCACACAGAAGAACAAGAGACACAAGCACAGGGAGAGGAAACTTAAAATGCTTCTTTACATGGAAGGAAGGAAGTTTACCTGTTGTGCATCATCAACAATTCGAGCTCCTTGACATTATGCACAATAAATTTCTTGAAGCCATTGGGTAGGAAGTGACGCGTCTTCTTGTCTGAACTGTAACCAATGTTGGGCATCAAAGTAACACCCTTAAACTTTCGCCTCACACGAGAATCAATACCCTTAGGACGTCTCC
Coding sequences within:
- the LOC113273742 gene encoding 60S ribosomal protein L32-2-like, with amino-acid sequence MVVPLLTEKIIKKRVKAFKRPHSDRYHRFGESWRRPKGIDSRVRRKFKGVTLMPNIGYSSDKKTRHFLPNGFKKFIVHNVKELELLMMHNRTYCAEIAHNISTRKRKDIVERAAQLDVCLANKTARLRSQEDE